In the genome of Conger conger chromosome 8, fConCon1.1, whole genome shotgun sequence, one region contains:
- the gpr22a gene encoding G-protein coupled receptor 22: MHIPPVPAEEVTMSNVTVRDNTESISRAMEAAAPYPVSFQVSLTGFLMLEIVLGLSSNLTVLVLYCMKSNLINSVSNVVTMNLHVLDVIVCVCCIPLTIVIILLSLEGNTALVCCFHEACVSFASVATAANVLAITLDRYDISVKPANRVLTMGRAVVLLGAIWVLSFFSFLVPFMEVGFFSQEHSDQNQTAAAVVAHTNEYYTELGLYYHLLAQIPIFFLTAVVMLITYSKILQALNIRIGTRFHNSQKKKARKKKTISMTTQQEATDASQSSGGGRNPMLGMRTSVSVIIALRRAVKRHRERRERQKRVFRMSLLIISTFLLCWTPITVLNTVILTVGPSDLMVKLRLGFLVMAYGTTIFHPLLYAFTRQKFQKVLKSKMKKRVVSIVEADPLPNNTVIHNSWIDPKRNKKVTFEESELRQKCLSSEDVE, encoded by the coding sequence ATGCATATCCCCCCCGTGCCTGCAGAAGAAGTCACCATGAGCAACGTCACCGTCCGTGACAACACCGAGTCCATCAGCCGTGCCATGGAGGCCGCGGCGCCCTACCCCGTCAGCTTCCAGGTGTCCCTGACGGGCTTCCTGATGCTGGAAATCGTCCTGGGCCTGAGTAGCAACCTGACCGTGCTGGTGCTCTACTGCATGAAGTCCAACCTCATCAACTCCGTCAGCAACGTGGTCACCATGAACCTGCACGTGCTGGACGTCATCGTGTGCGTGTGCTGCATCCCGCTCACCATCGTCATCATCCTGCTCTCGCTGGAGGGCAACACCGCCCTCGTCTGCTGCTTCCACGAGGCATGCGTCTCCTTCGCCAGCGTGGCCACGGCCGCCAACGTGCTGGCCATCACCCTCGACCGCTACGACATCTCCGTCAAGCCCGCCAACCGCGTGCTGACCATGGGGCGGGCCGTGGTGCTTCTGGGCGCCATTTGGGTGCTCTCGTTCTTCAGCTTCCTGGTGCCCTTCATGGAGGTGGGCTTCTTCAGCCAGGAGCACTCCGACCAGAACCAGACGGCCGCAGCCGTGGTGGCCCACACCAACGAGTACTACACGGAGCTGGGCCTCTACTACCACCTGCTGGCCCAGATCCCCATCTTCTTCCTCACCGCCGTAGTCATGCTCATCACCTACTCCAAGATCCTCCAGGCGCTCAACATCCGCATCGGCACCCGCTTCCACAACAGCCAGAAGAAGAAGGCGCGCAAGAAAAAGACCATCTCCATGACGACTCAGCAGGAGGCCACAGACGCCTCGCAGAGCAGCGGCGGGGGGAGGAACCCGATGCTGGGCATGCGCACGTCCGTGTCGGTCATCATCGCCCTGCGGCGGGCGGTCAAGAGGCACCGCGAGCGGCGGGAGAGGCAGAAGAGGGTCTTCCGCATGTCGCTGCTCATCATCTCCACCTTCCTGCTCTGCTGGACGCCCATCACCGTGCTCAACACGGTCATCCTGACCGTGGGCCCCAGCGACCTCATGGTCAAGCTGCGGCTGGGCTTCCTGGTCATGGCGTACGGGACCACCATCTTCCACCCGCTGCTCTACGCCTTCACCAGGCAGAAGTTCCAGAAGGTTCTGAAGAGCAAAATGAAGAAGAGGGTGGTGTCCATCGTGGAGGCCGACCCCCTGCCCAACAACACAGTCATCCACAACTCCTGGATCGACCCCAAAAGGAACAAAAAGGTGACTTTCGAGGAGAGCGAACTGAGACAGAAATGCCTCTCCTCAGAAGACGTGGAATAA